In Papaver somniferum cultivar HN1 chromosome 9, ASM357369v1, whole genome shotgun sequence, the genomic stretch TCATGGTGGTACTGAGATGATTCGCACTTTATGTCTGCGACTAAGTAGATTAGGATAGCTAATGAAAAATTTGTATGCTTATGTTGTAGATAAAAATGATTAATGGAGTGTTGGATGTTTAACATGGAGTGAGTTTGTAATCATTAGAAATGAAAATTATGGATATCTAGTACGCAACAGCTCTTTTGTCCCTTATATGTGGTTGCACCGTAACTAATTTGGTCCATGTTTTAGATGTACGGTATTCTGGGATTTGTTTGATTTCTATATCAGAACTTGGTAGTTGTGATTTGTTGAGATGGTGATAAGATGTGTCTGTTAGTTGGGCGCAAGGAAATTGTAGTATCTGGGTGATTTGAGTTTGCAAACCTCAAGTCATTGCAGGTCTCTTGTGTTGTATTATCTCAATcccaaaaagaaattttgagataTATAGTGGATCGGTTCCAAatttatcatatatatatatatatatatatatatatatatatatatatatattatatatgtaTGTACTAGGTACAACCGTACATATGCATGTTTATGGATGAGCTATTGCGAATTTGTTCTGGACACTGAATAAGTTATTGCGGATATATCCCGGTATAACCTATAACTTTACGAATGTGGTTTGTAGTATGTGATGTAAATGAAAAAGAAAGGAGTTTTAATAGGGTTCTGATTTGAATTGTTTATGTTAAATTTAAAATGTCTCCTTAGTGTTTACCCTTGCTTATGGCATATTTGGTTATTATTTTATACCTTTCCTTGGCTCGGTGATTGAGTGAACTTGCTTGGAGTTAACTCCCGTTGATTATTTTTTCAGGTGTTGTTAGGAATCGTGAAGGAGTTTGACCGATTCCAGTATCGGTGGGTATTCAGAGGATATCTAACTGAGGGTGGATATCTacacttcttcttttatttttttgttatgtgTTGTTAGGCAGTGGGGATACTTTCTATTGGGTAaacttcattattttttttttcttttgttagtttGACGTTTTTTTTAGTGACTGATTATACTGTTGAATTCAAGAACACCATAATTATTCGACATCGTTATTTTTGTTGAGAAATAAAATTCCCTTCTGCGTATTCAATTATAAAGGAACACAGTTCCTAGTTTACTGCGGGTTAGGTACCCCTTTGCAGGAAATTAACGACATATTTCAATTTAATCATCGGTCGGGGTTAAATGGAAACTAGGGTCGTTACAGTTGGTATCGGGAGCTTAGGTTAGAGTAACTCTAGGACTTTGGGGGAGTGAGCCTAGGACGTTTTGTTATGTATATCCATGGTTTGGATATGCTTTATAAATACTAATATATTTGTATTCTTTTCTAAGATTATCATATACTTATATAGGAATGTCAAGGTATGGTACTAGGGGACGTAATGATATTGGAAGAGGTGGTACCAGAAATAATGTACCTATTGATTGAGATGAACCACAATTAGGAAACCAGACTGTGAATGTGAATATGGCGCAACTGACCCAGTTAATAGCCCAAGCAATCGTTGCTGCTATGAATCAAAATGTTGGACAAGTCAGCAATCATCAAAATCAAGGACCGCCTGCTGAAACTGAAGAAGATAGGTATATAAAGGTTCAGTTTCAGTTCAATAAGTTGAACCCGAACGAGTTTTCTGGAAAATCTGATAACCCAATGATAGCCCATGAATGGAAGGATGAGATGGTCAAGATTTTTAGGGCCATAGGACCTTCTTGCACAAAAATCTTTAAGCAGAGATTAATTATCTTTTAGCTCACCGGAGATGCTCATACTTGGTGGACTTCAGCTTCACGTGGGTTGCATCATGCCACCATGACATGGACAAATTTCATTCGTATGTTTGATGACAAATATTTCCCTCAGAGTATTCAAAATGCTAaggagagagagtttctttcattCAAGCGGGGTACTTTATCTGTTACAGAGTATAAGATTGAATACTCAAGATTGTCGATGTTTGTACCTCACATGGTAGAtattgaagataaaaataaacGTAGGTTTTTTTATGGTCTGAATGTTGTATATCAGAGGCATATTGTTGGAAATCATATGATTCACACATATGTTATGACTGTTGAGTGTGCCAGAGAGCTTGAGCAAGACTATTTGGCTCATAAGAGGGATGATGAATACCTGAAGAAGGAGCGCAAGGTTGACCGTGCATCAAAGTCTTCGTCGAGTCAATATGTAAGTGGTAAAAACCATCAGACCTAGAATGTCACTCAACAAGGTGATCAACCAGGGAAGAAAAGGAAGGGGTGTTGGAATCAAGGGAACCGTGGTCAGAAAATTAGTGGTAATGAACGGGAAATAGTGCTAGTTGAGGGTGAGGCTCTTGCTGCCAAACCAATTAACTTCTATGGTTTTTCTATAACTGTCGTGAAAGGGGGCATAAGGCATCTAAACGTACCAAAGATAAAGTTCAGACAACAGATATACATGAGCAACCAAACACTAGCATTGCCAACCGTAATGTGCAGCCTCGCGGCTAGAGTCAACTCTGTAACCTCCCGAGAAAGGGAATGCTACTTTGGGAGGTACTTTCTTTATTTTAGGAGAGCCtcttaatattttatttgatacCGGAGCtactcattctttcatttctgctaAGTTAGTTCGCATGGTAAATCTTTATATGAAAGTGTGTGATTTTCCTTTATGTGTTGCTACTCCTACGAGTAGTATGGTAGAGTTGAGTAACAAGGTTGATACCTGTCCTATTATGATTGGAGATGTTGAGAATTTGGCGGATCTTATATGTTAGATAATGGACTGGTTATCTTCTAATTTTGTGCAATTGGATTGTGCTGACAAGACAATCACTTTTGCAAAGCCGGGTCAATCTAAGGTAGTAGTGCAGATTATTTTCTCGAAgtctgtttttggaagatttccttATCCATATTGAGGGTGAAGTAGTAGATAATGAGTCTCTGCAGATTGCGAGTATACTTGTGGTGTCTTTGCGGATTTGTTCCGAGAGGTTCCTGGTTTACCTCTAGGTAGGCAAGTAGAGTTCTGCATCGAACACCAACCAGGTACGACGCATGTTGCTCGTGCTCCTTATAGAATGGATCCAAAGGAAATGAAGGAATTAAAGTCTCAGATTGACCAACTTTTAAGTCAAGGATTTATTCGACGTAGTTCTTCACCATGGGGTGCTCCTATTTTATTTGTGAAAAAGAAAGATGGTTCTTTACGATTGTGTGTTGATTACCTTGAACTAAACAAGGTCACGATAAGAAACAAGTATTCTTTACCTGGGATTAATGATTTATTTGACAAGTTAAAATGAGCTATATGGTTTTCGAAGATCGACTTGCGATCAGGCTATCATCAGCTTCTTGTTAGAGAGTAAGATATTTCCAAGACTGCATTTTTAACTCGTTATGATTCTTATGAGTTCGTGGTGATGCCTTTTGGGCTTACGAATGCACCAACAATGTTTCTAGACTTGATAAATCGAGTATTTAGAGATTTTCTTGAtcggttttttttttattgatgataTTCTTGTGTATTCTAAGACTCGGGAAGAACACAAGGAACACTTAAGCTTGGTGTTGCGGACTTTGAGAGAGCATCAGTTGTTTGCAAAGTTTTCGAAATGTGAATTTTGGAAACAATCAGTTAGGTTTTTGGGACATGTGACATCTGAATCCGGAGTTTCTGTAGACTCCTCCAAGATTGAGGCAGTATTGAGTTGGAAACAACCTACAACGGTTTCGGAGATTCGAAGTTTTCTTGGTTTAGCTGGGTATTACCGTCATTTTATTAAGGATTTTCTCGAATTGCGGGACCACTTACTAAGCTAACTAACAAGGGACTACTATTTGTTTGGGATTCTAAGTGTGAGGACGCTTTTCAGGAGCTTAAGACTAAGCTTACTTCGGCACCAGTTTTCACCTTACCTGAAGAACGAAAGGAGCTAGTTGTTTACGCAGATGCCTCACTTCTCGGATTGGGATGTGTTTTGATGTAGGAAGGTAAGGTTATTGCTTATGCTTCTAGGAAATTGCGTGTCCATGAGAAGAATTATCCAACCCATGACTTGGAGTTGGCAGCGATAGTTTTTGCTATGAAGTTGTGGCGTCATTACTTATATGGCGAGAGATTTGAGCTTTTCACTGATCATAAGAGTCTCAAGTATTTGTTTTCCCGGAAGGATTTGAATATGAAACAACGTCGATGGATGGAGCTTATCAATGGTTACACTTTCGGCTTACAATATCATCCTGGTAAGGCGAATGTTGTAGCTGATGCCTTGAGTCGAAAACCAAGGGGTTTGTTATCTTTCATGACGGTGGAAGAGTGGAAGATGTTGGAGACAGTTACCGAGTTTGACTTAGACATAAGGAATTCTTCTACTTCGCAAGAATTTTTGGGTAATCTTGTGGTACAACCTGCACTTATTATCCGTATCATCCAGGCTCAATCCAAGGATGATTGGTTTGCGAAACTACTTGGAGTTGGAGACTTAAGTGGAGATTTTGATGTAGGGATGGATGGTGGGCTTCAGATTCGAGGTCAGTTATGTGTACCTGTGGACACCCAATTGAGACGTGAGGTGTTAGATGAAGCTCATCGTAGTCGCTACACTATCCATCTTGGAGCTACAAAAATGTATAAGGATTTGTGTAGAGAGTTTTGGTGGAAAAGTATGAAGCGAGAGATTGCAGAATACGTTTCTAAATGTCGAACTTGTCAACAAGTTAAGATTGAACACCAAAGGCCAGCTGGAGAATTAGAACCACTCCCAATACCAGAATGGAAATGGGACAATATTTCCATGGACTTTATAGTTGGACTACCGAGATCAAAGAAAGGACATGACTCCATTTGGGTAATAGTGGATCGGTTGACTAAATCGACACACTTCTTACCAGTGCATACTACTTATAGTATGGATAGATTATGCAAGCTTTATGTGGATAAGATAGTGGTTTTTCATGGAGTTCCAGTCTCAATTGTTTCTGATAGGGGTGCTCAATTCACTTCCAAATTTTGGAGAGGATTTCAATGGGTTCATAGTTGGATTTGAGTACTTCATTTCATCCTCAGACTAACGGTCAGACCGAGAGAGTTAATCAAATATTGGACGATATGATTCGAGCGTGTGTGCTAGATTTCCAAGGAAACTGGGATGCACATTTACCGTGGGCAAAAATTTGCTTACAATAATAGTTATCAGTCGAGCATTGATATGGATCCTTTTGAATCTCTTTATGGAAGACCTTGTCGTTCACCGGTGTGTTGGGTAGAAGTGGGTGAAAAGAGATTTTTGGGGATCTGATTTGGTTCAAATAACTACGGAGAAAATCCTAGTGGTGAAAGATTGCCTTCGTAAAGCCCAAAGTAGACAGAAAAGTTATGCAGATAGGAAACGACGTCCAATGCAGTTAGAAGTTGGAAATGAAGTTCTACTTAAGGTGTCTCCTATGAAAGGAGTAATGAGGTTTGGGAAGAAAGGAAAATTGTCTCCTAAGTTCATTGGACCTTTCCCTGGAAAGCTGGAACTAAGAACTAGCACTATGGTTGGcctcatcccttccctatccctcaaataTAGGAAAGGGATGGCACTTGAAAGACAATCTTGCTGTGGTGCCCGCTCATCCCTTCCCTACACTAGACACGTACTCAGTACCCGTATGAATAGTGCCAACGGGTACTCAGTACgcgtaattttttttttcgttttttttcatGGGAAATATTTATTTaggtaaaaaaatattttagagtaaaaaaatatatatcaaataggtaaaaaaaacgagttttagtaaaaaaagagtgaaaaagggaagttttaaggtaaaagtttaaaaattagaaaaaaatacGAGTATTGAGTACTCGAAAAGTGAAAAAGCAAACGGGTACTCAGTacgatttcccttccctacaagggTGATCAGATCTGATCAGCCTTGTAAAGAAACCCTCTCGCATTCCTTCCCTACAATGAAAATGGAAGACCATAATACTTAAATTTTTGGTGTTTTGAGGGATGAAGAGGGATAAAAAAGGGATATCCCTCTCTATAGTGCTAGCTCTAAAAAAGTTGGAAAGGTAGCATACCAGTTGGAGTTGCCAACGCAGTTGTACGGAATGCACAGTGTATTTCATGTCTCTATACTACATAGACACTTAAGGGATGAGGATCAATCTCAAAAGGCAGACCTTGTCCTGAAtatccaaaacaaaacaaaacaaaacaaaacaaaagaagcgGAAAGTAAAAAGAAATATGGGCGGAAATACATATCGTCTCTCGATTGTTGAATTCGACGAACTTCCATCCCCGGCTCATTTCTTCTCTCATATTGAATCTAAAAGCATTCCTGCGGTAATTACAATCTCATTCACATATCCCCCCTCCATCTTTCATTTGGCATTAACATCACTTAATTTTCTCTTAATTGTTCGGAGTTTAGGTATTTCATAGTTGCGTTAAACATTGGAAATGTTTTTCCAAATGGAACCCTTGTAAAGGTGGTCTCGACTATTTACAGGTTTCATTTCACCTACATCACTCTCATTTATtcattcaatttagggtttagggttttatTACGTACTGAAATTGTGATTACAGGAAAGAGCAGGGTCGTCTATTGTGGAGGCTATGTTGTCGACAACAGCACCTGTGTTTTACGGTGATCTTAGAAGTCATGAGCGGGTAATACTTATATCTTTCTTAGAACTGGTTTTTGCATTTCGAATGTGTAAGATAACTAGAATTCATGCATTGTATTGCAATTTTGCGCATATTATTGTAGGTTCCGCTGCTGTTCTCTGTTTTCATTTCAACTTGTAGAAAGCTAACAAGTTCTGATAATGGTTCTGGAGTGTCTGTTGAGCAAGAAGTTGTTGGAGTGACAGAGCCTACCTTAGAAGAAGAAACTTGTTTGCCTTCTACCAGTTCTCTTCATCAAGTCTACTTAGCGCAGGTTGTATTGCTTATCTGTCTATGTGTCCAAGCTTGACTTTGTTGGCTGGCAAATAAAGGATGAGATCCAGAACACTGGGGGCATTACAGCTAAGTGGCCCACATGTGTTTATTCTCAGCCCTTATTTTCCAAGGCTATGTCAAGTGCTGCGTCGAATGGGATACAAAATTTGTTGGTCTTGGTGTTTGTTTTCAGTTGGTTGAAGTCTGACTTAAGGGTGCTTTTATGATGTAGGTGCCAATTGTAAATTTGGAGAATAAGGAGAAGTCTCAGTTGGAAATTCTACGAGAAGACATTCAAATGGTTTGCATTCATTTCATGTTGAGCTTTCTGCTTGCTTATTTTTTGTTTCGATATGGTAGATAACTTTGCTAAAGTAAGAAGAGCTCAGTACCAGTAAAATTTATGCACTTCTACTTGGTGTCTTGTGGATTTGGTGAAAAGTTGAGGCAGTATtggttttgttttggtttgtggATGCAGCCAAACTTCTAAAGGCAAAAACATTAACTTCTGTCAACTTGTGGATGAACAATGCAAAATCAAGGTCTAGTACACATTATGATCCAGACCATAACCTACTATGTGTGGTTGCTGGATGCAAACAAGGTACTCAGTTATGTCTATTTTGGTTGATTAGTTTCATAGTAGTGATATTCAACTTAAAGTTTTTAATGGTTGCCCAAGTTGTTGGATTACTACCAAATTGCCCACTGATTGTCATCTGTTTTTTCTCCATCTCAGTTGTTCTGTAGCCGCCTTCTGCGGTTTCATCATTATTTATATCCAATGCCTAAATACAGTGGGGCCTCAAATCACAGGTATGGTAACTCTCTATCGTCAATCATGTGAAAGATAAATTACTGATGTCGTTTAAGTTTTGGTTACTTTTGGGTCCGAGGACCAGAAGCAAATCGTCATTTTTTGAAGAAACTGGATTCGTCTCATATTTCTTATTCTGCATGCTATACTTATACTACTTTCTGTTTGGTAATTGTGTTGGTCTAGAAAAGCCAGACTTGTCAACTCATTCAAGATTGCAGAACTCTATGATGTACTCCCAAAAAGTTACTCTGCAAGCGGGCGATGCACTTTTCATTCCTGAAGGCTGGTAATAATTTTGTTTCTTCCATTTTGCATAAAATTTTTTTCTACGCTGAGTTTGTACATGTTTGTATGATTGTTGAGGGCACATTCTTCTTGCAACTGGTACGGTAAAATTTTGGTCAGATACATTTGTAATTTGGATTACTCAAGGAGTGTTTGCATTCTCATCTGAACAGGTTGCACCAAGTGGATAGTGACGAGGTCACTATAGCTGTTAACATCTGGTGGCGATCTAGTATTATGACTAGTTTACCGGAACACATGGATGCATGTTATCTACGCAATATCTTAAGAAGGTCTTTGTTTTCCTTAAGTTAATCATCTTTTTTATCACCTTCTGTTTTTGCTTGTTAGTAGTCTGTACTTGGAAGATGGAACTTCCATGAATTGTTGCTTAACTGATGACTGACTTCCCTTGTTTATTTTCCATTTTTCGAATTGTTTTCCACATCAATAATTCGTACAAAGATACCAACATGGAAATGGTAAGCAGTATCTTGCTTGTCCTGCATTTACATTTGGCTTTTCTCTATGCATGATATCGAATTTTAGTACAGACGGCTTTGCTTTACTACAAACTCGATGTGTTAATAATATACATGACATAAATTGCTCTTCCCACCATTTGAGTCATGATAAAATGTGGTTAGCCATCACGTGCGACCAAAATATATCGATTTTTCCTTCCCTCATTTATCAACGACATTTTACTATGAGTAATGTTTATTGGAATGACTGTAGAACAGGTTCAAATGTGATATCAAACTTCAATTAGTATTGAGAATTCCGGACAGGAGGATTCTTCCAGGTTGACAATGGACAAGGTTATTTTATGTCCTTATGTGAAATCTTCCatataatttgttttttttgttcattGATGTCAATTGTGACTAACTTCACGTAACGAAACTAGCCCCTTTTTAGATACTTGACATCTAAAACTTTGTCTTGTCGTGGCAGGTCAGCGTGAGCGCGATCTAGAAAAGAACTCTTACAGTGAGCAGTCGCAGGGACCATAAAAAATAAGAGGATAACGATACAGCAAATGGACACAGTTTTTCCGCAAGCTCTTCATCAACTTGTTTCTTTAGTTCATGATGGAGTGAACATTGCTAGTCAAAGTGAACAACTGCAATCAACACCAATGGAAGATGAATGCAAGAAGGATGTTCATCCTAATTCATTTTGCGCGGAAGAAGATCCAGTTGCTAAGGTCATTTCGACTCTGGAGCCACTTCAACTTCAAAATGTCTTGCTTGGCATGGTGGTAGGTTTGACACTAATACTGGTCCCatcaatttcaaattttcatgAGCACTGGTCATTCTAGCATCTGGTGTTATGTTTATAGCCAGATTCAATCTGTTTGTATGTCTACAACAGTGTATCTAATAGCTGTGGACACAAGAAAAAGCAGATACACAGTGCATGTTGGGAACACAAGTAGTGAAGCTAAAGCAAAATTATATTTTGTCTGTATTTTGGGTATATACCTTTGCGCTCGTATTGTCTATTTAGCACAGGTTCGGTTGTTTTTGATTCTTCATAAGACTGGGCACTCAAGTGATTCAAAGTGCAGATTGTGGTATGAAATGCAAACTAGTGTTGAGAGTTGACCCTTATCTTCATTCTTCTCTTCTATTCCGAGAGGTTTGCGTTTCACTTCGAATAATTATCAATGTATATGCTAAACATGGAAAGTTTCTAATAAGTTAACCACTCAAAGAACTTTTTGTGCGAACTAAGTGCTTTACGAAAATGTTTAGCTGAGGTTGACGGGCGAGTGTGTTAATAATCTTGCTGACTTGAATATCAACTGCCCTTCACTCCCTTATCCCTGGGGATTGGCAACTAAtaagttcttttctttttttctcttccagCATAATTTTCCAAGAATGTTGGAGGCTCTAATACTGCAAATGCTTTCACCAGCGTCAGCAGAAGTACTGACGAGGAAGTTTGATGAACTAGATCAATTGACGAGTCAAGAAACCGGTACATACAAACTCTTGCGGCACCTATTTGGTTCCTCCCTCATAAAATTAAACCTCACTTTTTGTTCTTACTTACAGGGATGAATTCTACCTGGCTGTTTATGGTGTTTTTGATGATCATTTGCACTCCAGGTGATTGTTTGCTCTATTGGCTGATTCTTCTTTATGAATAGTCTAATATCTGCCGTTTCTGCAATAATTACTAGCTTATCAAATAAAAACCCTTCCTGTGGTGTAACGTAAACAATCATCCTAAATATATATGACCTATCAGAAGTGGTATAACACCTGAAAAATTCTCTCATTAGCATAATGAGTGTGATTTTCTGATAGTAGAACTTGATTTTCCTTCCACGTGCCAACATATTACACAACTAGTTTCCCATCGTAGACCAAACTCTAGTGTTGCCCTAACTCGCTCTGCACGCTCACGTTTTTAGGATTCTGGGCACTGATTTGTCTGCAATTTTGGCTGCCGAATGGTTTCTTAGAGATGTGAAAGGAGAAAAAAATGTTCTCTTTGTGGATAAGCAGATTAAGATGGAACCATCAACAAGAAAATCACATatattctttttctctcttttctgggAGTGGTCCCTTATATCTATTGTATGTGATGCGTGCAGTGGATATAGTTGCACAAATATCCCCATCacattttaagtttcaaactCAAATGA encodes the following:
- the LOC113307808 gene encoding uncharacterized protein LOC113307808 isoform X3; this translates as MGGNTYRLSIVEFDELPSPAHFFSHIESKSIPAVFHSCVKHWKCFSKWNPCKGGLDYLQERAGSSIVEAMLSTTAPVFYGDLRSHERVPLLFSVFISTCRKLTSSDNGSGVSVEQEVVGVTEPTLEEETCLPSTSSLHQVYLAQVPIVNLENKEKSQLEILREDIQMPNF
- the LOC113307808 gene encoding uncharacterized protein LOC113307808 isoform X2 translates to MDTVFPQALHQLVSLVHDGVNIASQSEQLQSTPMEDECKKDVHPNSFCAEEDPVAKVISTLEPLQLQNVLLGMVHNFPRMLEALILQMLSPASAEVLTRKFDELDQLTSQETGMNSTWLFMVFLMIICTPGVQECTG
- the LOC113307808 gene encoding uncharacterized protein LOC113307808 isoform X1 codes for the protein MCGCWMQTSCSVAAFCGFIIIYIQCLNTVGPQITEKPDLSTHSRLQNSMMYSQKVTLQAGDALFIPEGWLHQVDSDEVTIAVNIWWRSSIMTSLPEHMDACYLRNILRRYQHGNGKQYLACPAFTFGFSLCMISNFSTDGFALLQTRCVNNIHDINCSSHHLSHDKMWLAITCDQNISIFPSLIYQRHFTMSNVYWNDCRTGSNVISNFN